In Pseudomonas sp. ADAK18, a single window of DNA contains:
- a CDS encoding hemagglutinin repeat-containing protein, with translation MEEAEVNGQKVLTPVNNRLAPNGALIQGQDVILITGGDLHNSGTLRATNNLSMVAGNIDNSGLMQAGNRLEMLATDSIRNSRGGIVTGRDISATALTGDIINERTVTTFKREGEKFQLRDDVVSDASRFEATDTLKLNAGRDVLNLGSNLKAGGNASVTAGRDVVIASQTEEDSAAYQRRRVTSTEQTLLQHGSSVEVGGNLAIDARRDIAVVASTVSAAKDLSVQAGENLTLAAAANEEHDYSKGKKGQTKTTTQLDTVTQQSAELKAGGDLIAIAGTDLTLVASKISAGNEAYVHADNELNLLAAQDSNYSLYDMNKKGGWGSKKTQRDEVTDVKNIGSEIKTGGDLTLESGGDQKYQAAKLDSGGDIAIVSGGAVTFEAVKDLRQESHEKSKSSQVWTSSKGKGNTDETLRQTQMIAEGSIVIKAVDGLKIDIKQIDQHTVSQTIDVMVKADPQLAWLKEAEKRGDVDWRKVQEVHDSFKYNNSSLGGGAALVIAIIVTYFTWGLGAGLVGAASTTTTGLAANSVYTAVAIKGATSTINNKGNLGAIAKDVTSGESLKGYAIAGASGAIAKFAGVTGELTTSDLGRQLAVNSALRTVANGGSFTKNIGQAAIDLTASLLSGMIYERVGTELSGSGLSTKVAVHAIVGGLIAEAAGGDFASGAIAAGANKALIQTFGAEIFPGEAHERVLALTSQLIGMTVAAGVGGSSKDQEVAGWVAQQGTVYNYLEQSDIKAFASGMKSCGADEACQKNKWDNERFNEESLYKTEYAMGITSSLLAKDKLPGIIVALDDLMAMQCQTQVCESYKTELVDRSVAAAEHLAKQIADWGPSMDRLALISGSGAGGGRVESRPRLPGDTDPAGLAQLEKAIKYLQGAKATAEVVPPAPIVTSGATRTGVVRTNAADWRALRDNWDDLGYGQILSTENRAAIAKGRTPKVDDAWVKVFPEDAGLKGERIPMHHVQGSPLTVPLPDTRHLDAHMPGGFRYNPGGPGSALPAYPPKKGVE, from the coding sequence ATGGAAGAAGCCGAGGTCAACGGCCAGAAAGTCCTGACGCCTGTTAACAACCGCCTGGCGCCCAACGGCGCACTGATCCAGGGCCAGGACGTAATCCTGATCACCGGCGGCGACCTGCACAACAGCGGTACCCTGCGCGCCACCAACAACCTGAGCATGGTGGCGGGCAACATCGACAACAGCGGCCTGATGCAAGCCGGCAACCGCCTGGAAATGCTCGCCACCGACTCGATCCGCAACAGCCGTGGTGGCATCGTCACCGGCCGCGACATCAGCGCCACCGCCCTGACCGGCGACATCATCAACGAACGCACCGTCACCACCTTCAAGCGCGAAGGCGAAAAATTCCAACTGCGCGATGACGTGGTCAGCGATGCCTCGCGCTTCGAGGCCACCGACACCCTCAAGCTCAACGCCGGGCGTGACGTACTCAACCTTGGCAGCAACCTCAAGGCCGGCGGCAACGCCAGCGTGACCGCCGGGCGCGACGTAGTGATCGCCAGCCAGACCGAAGAAGACAGCGCCGCCTACCAGCGCCGCCGGGTCACGAGCACCGAACAAACCCTCCTGCAACACGGCTCCAGCGTGGAGGTAGGCGGCAACCTGGCCATCGACGCCCGACGCGACATTGCTGTGGTCGCCAGCACCGTCAGCGCGGCGAAAGACCTGAGCGTCCAGGCCGGCGAAAACCTGACCCTGGCTGCTGCGGCCAACGAAGAACACGACTACTCCAAAGGCAAAAAAGGCCAGACCAAAACCACCACCCAACTGGACACGGTTACCCAGCAAAGCGCCGAACTGAAAGCCGGTGGCGACCTGATCGCCATCGCCGGCACCGACCTGACCCTGGTCGCCAGTAAAATCAGCGCGGGCAACGAAGCCTATGTGCATGCCGATAACGAGTTGAACCTGCTGGCGGCACAAGACAGCAATTACTCGCTGTACGACATGAACAAAAAAGGTGGCTGGGGCAGCAAGAAGACGCAGCGTGATGAAGTCACTGATGTGAAAAACATCGGCAGCGAAATCAAGACCGGTGGCGACCTGACGCTGGAGAGCGGTGGGGATCAGAAGTACCAGGCGGCGAAGCTCGACAGTGGCGGGGATATCGCGATTGTCAGTGGTGGGGCGGTGACGTTTGAGGCGGTTAAGGATCTGCGTCAGGAGAGTCATGAGAAGAGCAAGAGCAGCCAGGTCTGGACGAGCTCCAAAGGCAAAGGCAACACCGACGAGACGTTGCGTCAGACGCAGATGATTGCCGAAGGTAGCATCGTCATTAAAGCCGTCGACGGTTTGAAGATTGATATCAAGCAGATCGACCAGCACACCGTAAGCCAGACCATTGATGTGATGGTCAAGGCCGACCCGCAACTGGCTTGGCTGAAAGAGGCCGAGAAGCGTGGAGACGTGGATTGGCGCAAGGTCCAAGAGGTTCACGATAGCTTTAAATACAACAACTCAAGTTTGGGTGGTGGTGCGGCATTGGTCATCGCCATCATTGTCACTTACTTCACCTGGGGGCTCGGCGCAGGGCTTGTCGGGGCTGCTTCCACAACCACGACGGGACTCGCCGCGAACTCGGTGTATACCGCTGTAGCCATAAAAGGCGCGACTAGTACGATCAATAACAAAGGAAACTTAGGTGCTATCGCCAAGGACGTGACGTCTGGTGAAAGCCTGAAAGGCTATGCAATCGCGGGGGCCAGCGGTGCTATCGCGAAGTTCGCCGGAGTCACCGGTGAACTCACCACATCTGACCTTGGCAGGCAATTGGCGGTCAATTCGGCGCTGCGAACTGTCGCGAATGGTGGCAGTTTTACTAAAAATATTGGTCAAGCAGCTATTGATCTGACCGCCAGTCTTCTCTCTGGAATGATTTACGAGCGTGTGGGCACTGAGCTCAGTGGTTCTGGTCTTTCCACAAAAGTGGCGGTGCATGCGATTGTCGGGGGGCTGATCGCAGAAGCGGCAGGGGGGGATTTTGCCTCTGGTGCTATTGCAGCCGGCGCGAATAAAGCGTTGATACAGACTTTTGGGGCGGAAATATTTCCTGGGGAGGCTCATGAGCGCGTATTGGCGTTGACCTCACAGTTGATCGGGATGACGGTCGCAGCAGGAGTTGGTGGCAGCAGTAAGGACCAAGAGGTTGCTGGGTGGGTTGCGCAGCAAGGTACCGTTTACAACTATCTGGAGCAGTCGGACATTAAGGCGTTTGCTTCCGGGATGAAGAGCTGCGGTGCCGATGAGGCATGTCAGAAGAACAAATGGGACAACGAGCGGTTTAACGAGGAAAGCCTATACAAAACCGAGTACGCGATGGGCATCACCAGTTCTCTCCTCGCTAAAGACAAGCTGCCTGGAATTATTGTCGCGTTGGATGACCTGATGGCAATGCAGTGCCAGACACAGGTTTGTGAGAGTTACAAAACTGAGTTGGTGGATAGATCTGTAGCGGCTGCAGAACATTTGGCCAAGCAGATTGCAGACTGGGGTCCTTCGATGGACCGGCTAGCCTTGATAAGCGGCAGTGGGGCCGGTGGTGGTAGAGTCGAGTCTAGGCCTCGGTTGCCGGGGGATACCGATCCGGCAGGGTTGGCGCAGCTGGAAAAGGCGATAAAGTATTTACAAGGTGCAAAAGCGACAGCCGAAGTCGTGCCCCCCGCGCCTATTGTTACTTCTGGTGCGACTCGGACAGGTGTTGTTCGTACAAATGCCGCAGACTGGAGAGCACTGCGTGATAATTGGGATGACCTTGGGTATGGTCAAATCTTAAGTACTGAGAATCGGGCTGCGATTGCTAAAGGGCGGACTCCGAAAGTCGATGATGCATGGGTTAAAGTTTTTCCTGAAGATGCAGGGCTAAAGGGTGAGAGAATTCCTATGCACCATGTCCAGGGTTCGCCACTTACTGTGCCACTGCCCGATACACGGCATTTGGACGCGCATATGCCAGGAGGGTTTAGATATAATCCGGGCGGTCCAGGGTCGGCTCTCCCGGCATACCCGCCGAAAAAAGGAGTTGAGTAA